The genomic window GCATGAGCACCAAAAACAAGGGTGTGTTTGGGGGATCTTGTAAGCAAATCAGTGTCTGAGACTTGCATGTGTGAAAGGGAGGAAGAATGGCTGAAGATGATGCTGAAAAGGGTGACATAGAATGTGGACAGCCTTGAATATAAAGGACAAAGGGAGGAAAAATACTATTTAAGTGCCTTCTGTGTCTTAGgagtatttgcatatattatctcacttaatcctcatgcAAACCCTGTAAGTAAGGTAAGCATTCTTATCCTCATTTATCCTGCTGAGAAAATAACCATTTAGggatgttaaataatttattcagggTCACACATCTTGTAAGCAATGGAATTCCAATGTCCCTCCCATACAGGAGGACCTGGCCAATGCCTTGCCAAGCAGTGACATCCAGTGGGGAGGCCATGGTGAGGATCCCTTTTATCCAGCACTCTAGTGTCAGATGTGTTAGCCCAAGTAGAGAAAGGGTGTTCAAAAACCAAAGCCAAGTGCAACAAGAAAGTGGTTTAAGAACTAAATGGTCCATCCAAAAGTCAGGTTGTCAGAGCCAAGAGAGGTTAGTCTACAAAGCCAAAACTCCGCCCAGTGATTGGTCCAAAAGCCAAGTTAATCACAAGTGGTGGAGCTTGATCAGGGAGAGGGTGGAGGAAGGCCAGGAACTTTCAGAAGTGGGCAAGCTCTCAGCTTAGCCTCAAGCCTCTAGTCTAGCTGACATTCAAGTCCTTGAGACTTGGAGATGGGAAAGAGGTAAGGAGACAGGTTTTGTAGAGCTGAAAAATGAAACCATTAGGTCTTCTAGAGGATAAGATGCTTGGAAATGTTTTGTGGAAAGACTGTTCTGGAGCCTCTGTGATGAAGGGCCTCGAGGTGTCAGATAACAGCATCTGCTCGATCTGGACGTCACATGGAGAGTAAGGACAGCTTGGGCTCCGGCCACAGACTCAACTCTTCTTTGCAGAATCGACCATGGATAGGACTCTGGTTTGGTCCTTGGACTGGTGGAATTATACTGGATTTGTATCCTAGAGGGAAAAACATGAAGACCCCCTAGAGGAACGCCCAGCACAGACCTCTTGTATCCAGGGTACTCAGGAAGCAGGAGTGTCAGGCAATGCGAGCTGGGCCCCCAGCAGGTATTAAGGGCTTGTTGTTGGCACAATACTTCATGAGTCATCGTTTCGTTTGAGCCTCCCAACCAGGccatgaagtaggtattatttctctccccagctccaatttttttaaacaaatgaggaaaccaaggctgggACATGGTAAGTAACTGCTCAAAGTCACACTGTTGGATGGAGATCAGAACTGGAACTTGAATCCAGGTTTTAGCTTATGCAAATTCTGTGCCTTTTTctggtattaaaaaaagaaaaaaactggtcaaggaaggcttcacagaggaagaGGTGCTTGAACTACCCAACCAGCAAGGCACCAAGTACAAGGGTGACAGGGCCTCTGGGCAAAAGCACAGAGATGCAACACAGCAAGGCCAGTTCAGGAAACAAAACATGGTTTCCACGAATAGAATGTGCGCTCCTTGAGGACAAGAAGGATGCAGCTCCTTCAGCTGCTGAATGCTGTCTCATTCAGCAGACACTGGATGACTGCAGGATGGATGTGTGGAGCACAGATTCGCtatagaggagtagctgggaagTCAGGGAGGGAGAGGCATTCACACAACACGGAAGGCGGCGGAGGGGCCACGGTGCTGAGAGAATCAGCTGGAAGGTGGTTCCAGCAGACAGAAGAGGAAGGCCAGAAGGAAACCAGggtagggagaggaaagaaacGTTTGGGAATTAGGCTCCCCGGAGGCCTGGCGACACCCTGAAGGGGAGGGGTGACGTGCACCCATCTGCAGGCAgaaaggcaggggcaggggggagACCGAGGATGGTGGCTGTGGAGGGAACAAGCGCGGGTGGTGCAACCTCAGCAGTCACTTGAGGGGCTGCACGCCGGCGAGGGAGGGGCCTCCCGGACCGGAGGGCTGGAGGAGGCATCAGCAACCTGCCAGAACCCAGTTAACAAAGGCAGGACTACAACTCCCAGCATGCTCGGGCCCGGTGGGGTGACGGCGGGCGGTGGCTGCGCTGCACCCGGCCGGTGGGCGCGGGACCCGGGTCGGCACCGGAGCGTGTCATCCACAGCGGTCGGCGGGGCGCGGGCGGGCGATGCACCCCTGTCCCCCGCGCGCGGGCCGCGCCCGGCTCGCGTCTCCcgccccgcggccccgccccttgccccaccccagccGGGAGGCTTAGCTGGGGCCGCAGCGCGGCGGCAACATCACTCTCGCCGCCGCTGCTCCGCCCCATccccttctgtttttctctctcattctccgGTGGTGGCGGCGAGGAAGGcggaggcagaggcagcagcagccGCGCTGGCTGCAATGAATGATCCCCCAGCTGGGGGGGAGGACTCCAGGTGAGCCTCTGCCCTCGGGAGGGTCGGGACCCCCGGCCGCCCAGGACCGGCAGCCCCGCTATGGATCCctagaggaaggaggaggaggaggaggagaagacagCTCCGCCGCCCACCCCCATcccattttcctcttcctttatcTCATTGTTGCCGGAGCTGTTTACGGCAGcgctccctctgccccagcatgGGGCGGGCTCCGGGCACTGCCAGTCGGCAGGCGCTGCTCCCGCGACTGCCGGGGGATTCTGCCTAATCCTACCTCCCCAGCTGGTGCAGCGAGGACCGGACAGCGGTGGAGGCCCGGACTGCAGCAGCGGCGGGGCCACCTCCCAGCATCCCCACCCTAGGAGGCTGCATGCGGATTGAAGAGCGGCGCCTGGGGGCTGGGCCGGTCCGCTGATCCCCACCTAGGGAGCAGGAGAGCAGGACCGCCCCGGCTGCggagggggtcgggggcagcAAGGGCAGCGCAGCAAGATGGCCAGTAAGACCAAGGCCAGCGAGGCCCTAAAGGTGGTGGCCCGGTGCCGCCCCCTCAACAGGAAAGAGGAGGCTGCTGGTCATGAGCAGATCCTGACCATGGACGTGAAACTGGGCCAGGTGACCCTGCGGAACCCCCGCGCAGCCCCGGGGGAACTGCCCAAGACCTTCACCTTTGACGCCGTGTATGATGCCAGCTCCAAGCAGGCAGACCTGTATGATGAAACCGTGAGGCCCCTGATAGACTCGGTGCTTCAGGGCTTCAATGGCACAGTGTTCGCCTATGGCCAAACGGGCACTGGCAAGACCTATACCATGCAGGGGACCTGGGTGGAGCCTGAGCTGCGCGGCGTCATCCCCAACGCCTTTGAGCACATCTTCACCCACATCTCCCGCTCCCAGAACCAGCAGTACCTGGTCCGGGCCTCCTACTTGGAGATCTACCAGGAAGAGATTCGAGACCTGCTCTCCAAGGAGCCAGGCAAGAGGCTAGAGCTGAAGGAGAACCCCGAGACAGGTGTCTACATTAAGGACCTCTCCTCCTTCGTCACCAAGAATGTCAAGGAGATCGAGCATGTGATGAACCTGGGGAACCAGACCCGGGCAGTGGGCAGCACCCACATGAACGAGCTCAGCTCCCGCTCCCATGCCATCTTTGTCATCACCGTGGAGTGCAGTGAGCGTGGCTCTGATGGCCAGGAACACATCCGTGTGGGCAAGCTCAACCTAGTGGACCTGGCCGGCAGTGAAAGGCAGAACAAGGCAGGCCCCAACACAGCTGGAGGGACTGCCACACAATCCacgggtggtggcagtggtggtggtggtggcagcagtggcgGAGAGAGGCCTAAGGAAGCCTCCAAAATCAACCTCTCACTGTCGGCCCTGGGCAATGTGATTGCTGCTCTGGCGGGCAACAGGAGCACCCACATCCCCTACCGGGACTCCAAGCTGACCCGGCTGCTCCAGGACTCTCTGGGGGGGAATGCCAAGACCATCATGGTGGCCACACTGGGGCCAGCTTCTCACAGCTACGATGAGAGCCTCTCCACCCTGCGCTTTGCCAACCGAGCCAAGAATATCAAGAACAAGCCCCGGGTGAATGAGGACCCCAAGGACACGCTGCTGCGGGAATTCCAAGAGGAGATCGCCCGCCTGAAGGCCCAGCTGGAGAAAAAGGGGATGCTGGGGAAACGGCCCCGGAGGAAGAGCAGCCGCAGGAAGAAGGCCGTGTCAGCCCCGCCAGGGTACCCCGAGGGGCCCGTGATTGAGGCCTGGGTGGCTGAAGAGGAggatgacaacaacaacaaccaccacccaccccagcccATCCTGGAGTCAGCCTTGGATAAGAACATGGAGAATTACCTGCAGGAACAGAAGGAGCggctggaggaggagaaggcggCCATCCAGGACGACCGCAGCCTGGTGAGCGAGGAGAAGCAGAAGCTgctggaagagaaggagaagatgCTGGAGGACCTGCGGCGGGAGCAGCAGGCCACAGAGCTGCTTGCGGCCAAGTACAAGGTAAGGCCCCAGAGCAGCCAGGGCACTTGAGAGGTTCCCGCAGGGATCCGGGCTGGGGGGCTCTTTTTGGAGGGTCTGTGACCTGGCCTGAAGTGGGGTGTCCTCCTTCAGCACTGCACACTGCCCTCCTGCCAGATGTGCCCCTGGAGCAGCCAGGCAAATTGCTGTGATGTAGGATTGCCaggcacacgcacatgcacacatgtacgtgtgcacacacgcacacatgaaGCAAAGTGGGCAGGCATTCTCTCAAGCCAATGAGCTTGGGGTGGTCTGACCTGCTGCTGTCAGTCCCTGCTGGTGGCCCCAGGATCGGTCAGGTCCATGGGATTGGCCGGCAGGATGTCAGCCTTTCTGGAGTGTGGGCTCTTGCATCTGCACGGCCTCCTCCCCCTGGAGACTTCCTCCCTCTGCAGCATCTTCAAAGGTCACGTTGTTTAATAATATCTGGAGAGCACTTCAGTTTACACAATGCCCCACATACGTGATCTCACTTGACCTTTACAGTAGCCAGCCAGGGTAGTGGTTCTtaaatgcccattttacaggtgaggagctaaggctcagagaagtgacatGACCAAGGTTCCATCCTACAGAGTGGCAGCGCTGAACTGAAGCCCTCAGACCTCATCCTCTTTCAGTTCTTAGGTGACAAGGTGGGACCATGAATGGATGCTGCTTCCTGTGAAAACGGTCCCCTGGGCCCGCATAGTGCAGGGCCCACTGCCTGCCATCTTCAGGAAGGAGATTCGGGGGTCACGCAGGAGCTGGGGTGGAAAAGGCACCAGGCTCTATACCAGAGATCTCGGGTCTAGGGCTGGCTAGTCCATAGCTTACTGAGTGACCTTGAGTGAGTTGCTTTCCCCTTTTCTCAGGCCTCAGCTTACCTTTTTGTAAAATAGAGTGTTGACCTGGGTGATCTGTGAGGCTCTACCAGTCTGACAATTCCATGACCTGTATTAAGCTGAGAATAGAACCAACTGGCTCCCACACCCAGGCCTCATCCCAGTAATATCCAGTTCTCCATTGCCCTGAGAGGTGTCAGGACCTCAGCATCCTGCCTGagctcttctcttcccctccagGCCCTAAATGGGGGTAAACTACAGAGGCCCCCGCCTGGCCAGTCACAGACCTATTAACGTTCAGTGCTGCAGATGCCACAACTCAATGTTCCAGGCATTTCCAGGTCCCTGGAGCCTTCAACACTGGAGCTTGAAAGAAGGACACAGGAAACCATGGGCTTGCTGGGAGAGCAAAACATTATCATTTCTTATTCCTTCTCAGGAGTGTGGGCTTCAGAGCCGGGAAGCCCAGCCTACGGCCACCAGAATTGTGACAGATGAGCTGTATGCCATTGTCTGTGTTTTGGGAATATGCTGCTGCACCAGGCGCTCTGGCCTtacttactaaatatttaatCCACTTATATGAGCCCAGCAAGGGTTCTGCTGAGCTGCTCCCTCAAGGAAAGGATCAGGGGCCTGGCACCATTAGGGCCACCCTGGGAGAAGCAGGGTGTCAAGGGTAGGGCAGTTGGACTCGccctcccagagagggagggaatccaggcagtctggtgTTTTCCACTGGGAAATCTTACCTGGTCAATCTGTCATTTATTTCACTACCTAGCCCTGCCTCTCCCTTAAAGCTGGGAGGCTggaaggctgggaagggaagagcGTGCACAAGCACACTTCAGCTGCTTGAGGAAATGGGTACAAGGGTTTTCAGTATTGGGAACTGACTGGCTCCTCTCAGTAAGATTCTGGGATCGAAGGTAATGTGGGGCACAGATAATAGGACAATCAAGAGATCAGAGTGGCCAACGCCAGAATTCTTGCACCAGGGGTGTAGCCCAGGCAAAACCCCAGTCTTAGAGCTGGCAGGGGCCTTGGAAAACTGTGGCCCCAACTTGCCCAGGGCCGCAAGGTGAGTTGAGGAGAGACCAGATTTTTATACACGGCCCAGCCTCTTTCTATTGCATCAGTCCTGATGTTAACTGTGCTACTTGGTAATCagagtaattcatttttatagaacACTTTGACATCTTAATCTCATTAGTCCTCCCAACAACCCCAAGAGATgggtattattatttccatttgacaGTTATGAAAACCAGGGCTGGAGAGGTGGAGTGACTGTTTTATCTTACTTATAGgataagtagcagagccaggactacAACCCAGGTCTTCCGATGCCCCCAGACCTGTGCTCTTTCCAAGTCATCACAGATTCCTCCGTGTGTGTTCACTGTGTGACTCAGGGCAAAGGCCTTTGCCCCTCTAGGCCTTGGGTTGCCATTTGCCTAATGAGGAGGAGAAGCCTGACATAGCTCCCTGGGGAGTGGGTGACACGGTCACTATGTGCCAAGCTTTCAAATATaagcagtgggggaggggcgccTGGGAAATTCCAGGAGGGGAATGATTCTGTATCCTGTGACATCCTGTCACACCCCGCCCAAGACAGTCAGCGGCCAGCCAGCCCAGAAGGGAGCCTCGAGAGAGGACCCAACCTTCCCACAACCCACAAGGCACCACCTGGTTCAGCGTTGGATGTTTCTGGGATGGTGGAAACAATTTGAGGGCTCTCAAGAGACCCAGAGGATAGAAAGAGGAGAAGCTTGTGAGAGAGAACAATCCCAGTCCTGCCTGTGTCCCAGGGTTGTGCTGAAGATTGAACGAGACCATCAGCACGAGGGCATTGGAAACAAGTTGAAAGCACCAAATAAATGGAGGACATTAGCAGCCACAGGGTGGCTCCTGTCTGCCAGGCTGGGGTCTGGTGATCTCCAGGACTGACAGCTTTGTTGTTAGCTTTGTTCCCTCTTTACCCTGCCATCCCAGCTGCCTGGCCAGGACCCTGTGGCTGCCAGGAGCTGAGCCGGGCAGGAAAGATCTAGGTGATCTCAGAAGGCAGGAGCTTGGGTCTCTCCTAGAAATTAGCCCAGCTTTTGCTCCCCATCTGCGACTCACCTCACTCCTGTCCCCACTTTCTGAGCTATGGCATCAACGCCACTTCCTGCTccccctcctttctcttcttccaatGCATGCCACCCTCTGGGGGCAACTAAGTGGTAATTGACACGACCCAGTGCCCTCATTCACTCTCTCTGACTCATCTTATGTCTGTCtcgcctgccctccctgcctgccaccTCCTAGGCTCTGGGTTCTCTTTGTTCTCCCCTTGCTGTGTACAAACACCATGCCTGTCTCCTTGGAATCTCCTTTCATCTCTCCTTTCGTCCTTACTGTGGGCCTTAGGGGATGTCAGGGTGTGCGAATGTGTGAGGGTTCGTGATTGTGATCAGTGAGTGCCCTGGTTATCATTAACACTAGTGATCCATACTTAGGTGGTGTCTGGGGGAGCGAGGGTGCGTGTGGTGGGGGGGGTGCAGAGGGGCTTGATAGTGTACTAGGCCTGTTAGGTGGGAGGAATGGGTAACATCACAGACCCACAATGCACAGTGAAAACTCAAACGTTTGCGCACAACGCACATTGTGTGATGAGGACTGGTGATTGTGTGTACATTGGTTGGGAAAAGGCCCACTTTACTCAAATGTAATCAtgccatgaattttttttaaatgactgctttaattttgaaattaatttttttgagggaTTGCACTAGATGATTTCTTAAGCTGTGATTCTAGCTactgagagggagaggagagcatTTGCGGGAGGCAAAGTCTTCGGAAGACACAAAATGCAGGCTCGAATTGAAGACAGGTGGAAATGACACCATGGGATGTGATCCCCAATGAAAAGGCCTGGAGGGAGAAGAGCTGGGGTCTTGGCTAGAGCCCACCCTCTCTGTGGTGAGTGCAGGAAAGAGACCCTGCAGAAGCAGCCCCAAAGCCAGAGGGTTGAGGTCACTGCGGAGCATTGATTTCTTACTGTCCCCTTTGTGAGTTCCTCTTCCTGCCCCCTCTCAGCGTGGGATTAACTATAAATGCAAGACAGAGAGTGTCAAGCCTGAGAAACAACAGTAATAGCAATGCTAatgatttccttttttgagacTAACACAATAAAAGGCTTGTTTATTTCTCAGAATTTACTTTGCTGTTAGATACTACCTGCAAATGTGGGGCAATCACACATGTTCTGGAGGCCCTAATCCCAGACTTTTCTAAGCATTGTCTACAGGCACCTCACTCCATCAAAGGTCCCAAAGAAATCTCCTAACCTGGGCAAGATATTTTTGGTTTCAAATAGTCTCCCAGCTCCTCCTTACTGATCCGCACGTGATGGCCCTTTTTCCCAGCCTGGGAACAGTTGCCAGTTAGTAGTGCTACTTTAAAGAAGAATACTTTGGCCCTAAGGTTACTCTCTGTCTGCATTGCCTGGGGGAACTTGAACTTGTAGTGCCAACAGGGTGCATTTCCTAGGAACTTGGCTTCCATGTGTGGCCAGGGTTTGCTCAGCTATTCCTCGAAGGGTCTCCCCAGGCTGCCACTCTGCCTGGGGCAGCATCCAAACATCCTGGTCTCCAAGCTTCTCTCTGATCAATGGGGTAAGGTTCCTGTCTAGCTTCCTGTGCAGTGAAGTTCGGTCATTCTTTTTATCAGCTTCTGTTATGTGAGCTCCAGGGTTGAGCTGTAGAAATGTCTGCTCCCAAATATCTTCCCAATCTTGCACCAGCAATATATCCTGttcatcttcttcttcatcaCAGAAGTCAGCCTTCTTTCTTGCAAGCCACTTTCATCCAGAGCACGAAGTTCATGGTCTGAGTACAGGCTTTTCTCTATCTCGACCTGCTATAGCAAAGCCACTATCTCTTCCTGCAATGCGGTCAATGGCTTGGAGACTAGCGGTGGACACTGCAGGCACAGTGTGCTCAACAGGTGCCGTGGGATCCTTTGTTTGAGGGTGTGGCTGCAAGGGCCAGGCTGTGAGAACCCAGGCTGCCCGCCTAGAGCCTCTCAAACCTCCGCCAGCCTCCTGCCACCCCTAACAGAGTCAGTAATAATGTTTACTGAACCCTAGCTTTGTACCAAGTGCTATGCTATATACagattatctcattcaatccacACAAGCACCCTCCAAGAAAGGttattgttcctattttatagatgagcacaCCAAGATCCACTGAGGTGAAGTAGCTCTCCCGAGGCTACATGGTGTATATATGGTAGAACTATTTAAACTCAGGTTGGTTTGGCACAAAATTTGATGCTCTTTTCTGCTTAAATAATTAGCAATATCAGATTGGGAACTAGTTGCTGGAGCAGTGTGAAAAATGATAGGGGATATTGTAGACGTGTTGCATTTGAGGTGACAGAGTCCAGTGGGCAGCTGGAGACGGGCTGACGGAGTTTAGAATCAAGCCCGACACTAGAAATGGAGACTGGGGCTCATCTTTAGGAGAGGGCTGGGATGAGACCCACAGCCCTCTGTTCTCGGCCCCCTTTCCTTCTGTGTGAGCGACTCCCAGGTCCAGGTCTCCTGTCCTGGTTTCTCTGCCGCCCCTGTTATATAGGGCTGTGTGCAGGCCACGGCACCAGAGTCAGGCGGGTCTCAGACTTGCTAGGTCTGAGACCTCTGTGTgccagtttcctcagctataaagtGGGATGGTAACAGCACCTACGTTCTAGTGCTTAAACAAGATAGTCGGGCAGTCCCTGCAcataagtgttcagtaaatagtTATTGTTACTGTTATCTCCAACTGCCATGTTTTCACTTGGCCACCTCCCTGATATGTCATACACGTCACGTGTCAGCCTGGCACTCAGGGCCCGTCAGAGTGTGGCTGTAATGTATCTCTTCCGTCTTGCCTGCCTTAGCAAGTCACTCCAATAGGAGAACCCGCAGCCAGCTGGTTGCTCCATCCTTTGAACCCAGCACGTGCTTCCCTGCCCTTGTGCTAGTTGCACCGGTTTTGTGTCCTGGATTGTCCCTGGTGACCAGGGAGTGGGAATTACAGAAGCAGGTTAAGCTGGATATAAAGATCTTTTTAACAGTTAGAATTGGGCTGCTGCAAGAAGTAATGGGTGGCCTTGGTGGTGACagtttcatgggtgtatacttGTCCCCAAACTCATCtagttgtatacattaaatatgacAGCTTTTTACATGTCAGCGTTGCCTCACTAAAGTAATAGGCTCCCATCCCTGGAAGTGTTCAAGGAGAGACTGTATGTCAGCGGTGCTCTAAGGGGTCGATGTGTCAGAAAAGCCATTAAACTAGATGGTCTTTAAAACTCCTTtctcggccaggcacggtggctcacgcctgtaatcctagcactctaggaggccaaggctggaggatcgcttgagctcaggagtttgagaccagcctgagcaagagtgagactctgtctctaccaaaaagaaattttaaaaaacccagcCAGGTGCtgcagtgcatgcctgtagtcccagctaccctggaggctgaggcagaagaatctcttagagcccaggagttggaggttgctgtgagctacagtgacgccactgcactctactcagggtggcagagtgagactctgcctcaacaaaaacaaaaaaggaaaatttattttattttattttattttttgagacagagtctcactctgttgcccaggctggagtgctgtggcgtcagcctagcccacagcaacctcaaactcctgggctcaagccatcctcctgcctcagcctctcgagtagctgagactacaggcatgtgccaccatgcctggataatttttttttctatatatgtttttagttgtccatataatttctttctatttttagtagagatggggtctcgctcttgctcaggctggtctcgaactcctgagctcaaacgatccacccggctcggcctcccagagtgctaggattacaggcgtgagccaccatgcccggccaaggaaaattttttaaaaattaagaaaaaaatcctttctcttaaaagtttaaaatagcatttttatagcaaaatataaaatgttcagttcatcttttttaaaattaagatcaGAGGGCTTAAAATTTAATGTGGTATGAATTCagccaataataaatatttttcagttctctATCATGGCCAGTTAAAGAAGAGTTAAAGGCAGTGAGAAGAAAGGaatagaggaagagagagaatatggGGGAAAGACAGCAGAGAAATAGAGTGGGACAATGaaggggggaaagagagagaggcagggaggaagaaggagagaggatgGGTAAAGGGGTGGACTGCAGGGTTTCTGGGGAGAAGAAACCCCAGCTGGGAGCACAAGTGCTATAGAGGAGGGTTCTTTAAATACTCAGTATCATTCCACTGTCCTGATGTTGATGTTACTCTTCAAACAGGGCTGTACCCAGTCTCCAGAGACCCCCCAGTGACCTAGGGAGTGTCTGCATTCCCAAAGCTGGACTGGTTCCGTCTGTATGTCCCCAAGGACACCAGCCCCATGCCGAACATTCGGATTTATGGGGCTAGGTGATCAGGGGGCTGTGtgcaccctcctccccatcccatctGAGTGCTCCATGATCAGACCTTGAGAGAACAAGTGATCCATGCCCCAGGCATCTAGTTTGGGCATCTAGGTCATAGTCCATGGCCCCTCGGTATGGGTGGGAGCAGTGACTTGTATTCCTTCTCATCCCTTGTGGGTGTAGTCAGTTAACAAAACTGTCATGTGCTGGGGGCATTTTGTAACATGAAGATTGGGTCAGTGGGAAGTATCTAGGACTAATGCGTTTCTGTCTGAGAGTCTGGGCTTCAAGTTGTGTTGAGACTTAGCAGGCCTTTTGGTCTGGTGTTGGGTTTCTCATGCTGGGTGTTGGCTGGAAGCGCGTATTGTCATATTGCCCTTAGTCACTTCCAGCCCCTGGATAGCACGAGATTGGATGAAGTGGCTCTGATAATGTTCTCATTGTGCTCTGAAGACTAGGAGGAGAGGCCTGGAATTCAGACAGAGAGGACCACTTTTCTTCTGCCTGTGCCCTGCCagcccactgtgcctggccagtctGGGGCACCTCTTCTGGACCTGCCAAACCAGGTGGCATGTCTGAGTAGATAAGTCAATAGTCCCCTTCCCACAGATCCAGCTTTGCAGCTGCGGGGCTGTGCTCAGAGCTTGTAGGGCACCCACACTTGCAGTGTGGTGTTATCTCGAATTTTTAATATTGTGAGAAATTCCTGGGCATTAACTCCTGCTCAGACTAAAGAGTTACTTTCTAGTTGTCTCGCTTTCCTCCCAGGTGCATTCAACGGAAGAGTACCAGGCCCTGGGTGGGGCTGTGTCTAAAGCATTAGCTGATGGACCTGCAGGCTTTCCCCTTTCTTCAGGTGGGCCTGCGGGAAAATGACAACAATGACAGCAGTAATAATGGTGGCTCCCATGCTCTGTGCATGCTAATGCCAAGCGCTCTGATGTGTTCTTTATgtgcattgttttatttaatcctcatgataacACCATAAAGTAGTTCTATTTTAATCTATATGTGACAAATGAGGATAATGAGGCATATTAAGGAATGAACAAGACAAGGTCACACGTTCAGGAATTGGTAGGGCCAGAATTATGAGCCTGTGTCCGCCTGACTCCATAGCCCACGATTGTCACCTCC from Eulemur rufifrons isolate Redbay chromosome 19, OSU_ERuf_1, whole genome shotgun sequence includes these protein-coding regions:
- the KIF3C gene encoding kinesin-like protein KIF3C gives rise to the protein MASKTKASEALKVVARCRPLNRKEEAAGHEQILTMDVKLGQVTLRNPRAAPGELPKTFTFDAVYDASSKQADLYDETVRPLIDSVLQGFNGTVFAYGQTGTGKTYTMQGTWVEPELRGVIPNAFEHIFTHISRSQNQQYLVRASYLEIYQEEIRDLLSKEPGKRLELKENPETGVYIKDLSSFVTKNVKEIEHVMNLGNQTRAVGSTHMNELSSRSHAIFVITVECSERGSDGQEHIRVGKLNLVDLAGSERQNKAGPNTAGGTATQSTGGGSGGGGGSSGGERPKEASKINLSLSALGNVIAALAGNRSTHIPYRDSKLTRLLQDSLGGNAKTIMVATLGPASHSYDESLSTLRFANRAKNIKNKPRVNEDPKDTLLREFQEEIARLKAQLEKKGMLGKRPRRKSSRRKKAVSAPPGYPEGPVIEAWVAEEEDDNNNNHHPPQPILESALDKNMENYLQEQKERLEEEKAAIQDDRSLVSEEKQKLLEEKEKMLEDLRREQQATELLAAKYKAMESKLLIGGRNIMDHTNEQQKMLELKRQEIAEQKRREREMQQEMMLRDEETMELRGTYTSLQQEVEVKTKKLKKLYAKLQAVKAEIQDQHDEYIRVRQDLEEAQNEQTRELKLKYLIIENFIPPEEKNKIMNRLFLDCEEEQWKFQPLVPAGANNSQMKKRPTSAVGYKRPISQYARVAMAMGSHPRYRAENIMFLELDVSPPAVFEMEFSHDQEQDPRALHMERLMRLDSFLERPSTSKVRKSRSWCQSPQRPPPSTAHASLASASPCPATVVDHE